One window of the Mytilus galloprovincialis chromosome 14, xbMytGall1.hap1.1, whole genome shotgun sequence genome contains the following:
- the LOC143058218 gene encoding large ribosomal subunit protein uL10m-like, translated as MATILQKVSQGCVRCTSRQWTAVRGGKKWNVQRPKPRVWKARVLESITRPIYVEDIVPISQSCEKLEITTQDTEVDEYEEFMYKQVKKMFDENTMILVCQMLSMPTVDKRKAINTMKDNGMRLWFYNNRLIRRAITEYSQYKNMAPWIIGSNVYVVCPEPKVKEALKILKKIPDFIVLGGLVENSLYSKDGLTHYSQLPNIEQLRGELVSILNMAAGGKTHSLLESHQQTLCRNLAQYIKQETDGEDNS; from the exons GCTGTGTAAGGTGTACATCAAGGCAATGGACAGCTGTAAGAGGAGGGAAAAAATGGAATGTCCAAAGACCAAAACCTAGAGTATGGAAAGCTAGAGTACTTGAGAGTATTACAAGACCTATTTATGTAGAGGATATTGTTCCAATATCTCAATCATGTGAAAAATTGGAGATTACAACACAAGATACA GAGGTAGATGAATATGAagaatttatgtacaaacaagtGAAGAAGATGTTTGACGAGAATACAATGATTCTAGTATGTCAGATGCTGAGCATGCCTACAGTTGACAAGAGAAAGGCTATTAACACCATGAAAGATAACGGGATGAGATTGTGGTTCTATAACAATAGATTAATAAG ACGAGCCATAACAGAATATTCCCAGTATAAGAACATGGCTCCCTGGATTATAGGGTCCAATGTTTATGTTGTATGCCCAGAGCCTAAGGTCAAAGAAGCTTTAAAAATACTGAAGAAAATTCCTGATTTTATTGTTCTAG GTGGTTTGGTAGAAAACAGTTTATATTCCAAAGATGGATTAACACATTATTCACAGTTACCTAACATTGAACAATTACGTGGAGAACTTGTCAGTATATTAAACATGGCCGCTGGAGGGAAGACTCATTCATTGTtagaatcacatcaacaaacatTGTGTAGAAATCTGGCTCAGTACATTAAACAGGAAACAGACGGAGAGGACAATTCGTGA